The Candidatus Limnocylindrales bacterium nucleotide sequence CCCCCGAAACGACGCAGACCGAAACGCCTCACAAGCCGGTTCCGCCGCACACTCCGCTTCGCGAGTACTATGAAGCCGATGAGAAGCGGCATCCGTACGTCATCGACCTCTTCAACCGCACGGCCAGGTACTACAACACCATCGAGGGCATCTTCTTCAACGGCGGCCTGCTTTATCGCCGGCTTTCGCTGCAGATGAACGGCCTGCGGCCCGGCATGAAGGTGCTCGACGTCGCCATCGGCACTGCCGCCGTGGCGCGCGGCGCCACCAGGATCGTCGGCCCCACCGGGCAGGTGATCGGCTGCGACCCCAGCCCCGGCATGATCAAGGAGGCGCGCAAGCACTTCCACGGCCCGATCAGCCGCGGCATCGCCGAGCAGCTTCCGTTCGCCGACGACACCTTCGACTTCGTCACGATGGGCATCGCGCTGCGGCACGTCGCCGACCTGTCGGCCGCGTTCAGCGAATACTTTCGCGTGCTCAAGCCCGGCGGCACCTGCTGGATCCTCGAGAGCCACGTGCCCGAATCCAGGATCGGGCACGACATCACCAAGTTCGTCTGGGCCAAGGTCATTCCCGGGATGACGCTGCTGTACACGGGCAGTCATGACGCCAAGCTGCTCATGGACTTCTACTGGGACACCGTCGAGAAGTGCCTGCCGCCCGAGCAGATCGTGCAGGTGATGCGCGACGTCGGTTTCGACGCGCGCTACAAGGTCGTCGTGCCGGGCGCGTTCTGCGAGTACATCGGAAAGAAGCCGGCGGCGCCGCCGGCATCCTGAGCGGGCGCGCGCGAGACGTCGCGGCGGTCGGGTGCGGCCGCTGCGGTATCGAGCCGGCGGAGGTTCAGCTCGCAGCGGCCGCGTCGCGCTCGCTCGTCGCCTTGCTCCGCGTCGCCGCCTTCCACTCCAGGATCCGCCGGCCGACGTCGCTGCCCTCGGGCGGAAGAAGACGTCGCCAGATGCGATCGGCCCAGCCGTCCTCGTAGTACCGGAATCGCACCTTGCGGTGGACGTATTCGCCGGCTGCCAGCGCGAACGTCAGGACGTAGCAGCCGAAGCCGGTGTAGAACGCCCAAGTGCCCGTCGGCGCCGCAACCGCCAGCCACGCATAGATGACGACATTGGCGCAGAAGAACGTGCACCACACGATCGTGACCTTGCGCGTGTAGGGCACGAGAAAGTCCGGGAAGATTCCGCCGTGCGCGCGGCGCGCGAGCTGCTCGACCAGGCTGGGACCGTCGAGCAGCGAGGAGCCGAACACGTACAGAAGCCAGACGTGCGTGAACACCGGCAGCAGCTTGAGCGCCAGCGGATCGTTGAATGCCACCGCCGCCACGGCCAGAACCGCCAGAACGCCGAATCGACGCAGCACCAGCGGAAGCAGATCGCGGCTGCGTACGGCCGCGGCCGCCACGACGGCGACGACCACGCCGACCACCAGAGTCGCCACCGCGCGCGGGCTTGCCTGTCGCAGCGCCGCCCACATCAGCAGCGGATACACGACGAGCAGCGCGGCGACGGCGGCCTTGGTCATGTCCTGGCGAGCTTGCCCGTCGGCGTCAGTGGAAGCGAGGCCACCACGTCGAACTTGCGCGGGACCATGTAGGCTGCCAGCCGCTCGCGGCACCATGCCGTCAGATCTCGCGCGGCCGGCGGCTGCGCGCCGGGCGCCAGCACGATCTCGGCCGCGGGCAGCTCGCCGAGGTGCGGATGAACGGTGGCGAAGACGCGGCTGCGCTCAATGGCGGGATGCGCGTCCAGAACGGCTTCGACTTCCTCGCAGAAGAACTTCATGCCGGCCATGTTGATGCGCGCGGCGCGACGCCCCACCAGATGAAGATCGCCGTCGGCGTCGAACCAGCCCTGATCGCCGGTGCGGAAGCCATCGGGCTCGAGGATCTGCGTGGAGGGGATCCAGGGGTCGAGGTAGGCGTCGAGCATGCCGGGGCCGCGGATGCAGATCTCGCCGCTGGTCTCGGGGCTGTCGCCCCGCGCGCGCGAGCCGTCCTCGCCTCGCAGCCAGATCTCGTAGTCGGGCTGCGGGCGGCCGAGCGCTTCGGGCTTGGTGGCGGCGCTCGCCGTGTTCATCACTGGCAGACCCGCTTCCATGATGCCGAGTGCCTGGACGATCGGCCGTCCGTAACGCCGCGCGAACGTCTCGGCAACGTCGCCGCGAAGCCCCTCGGCGGTGGAGATGATGAGGCGCATGCTGTCCAGGCGCCGCTGCGAGGCATCCTTGGCCAGCAGCTTCATGTGATACGGCGAGGCGTACAGCACCGTGGCCTGCTCGCGCTCGGCCAGCTCGAGGACCGCCGGCGCCAGCGAGCTCGGCGGCAGCAGGATGGTGGCGCCGTAGCGGAGGTACAGCAGGATCGAGACGACGAAGTGGTGCGCCATCGGCAGCAGCCACAGCACGCGATCCTCGGGCGCGATCGCCAGTCCCTTGTTGGCCGCGGCGAGCCGCTCGTGGATGCGCGCGTGGCCGATGACGACGCCCTTGCGCTCGCTGGTCGTGCCCGAAGTGAAGCGCAGATAGGCGGGGCCGAGGGCAGCGAACTGCGCTTCGGCGGGCAATGTCGACACGGACGTGCCGAGCAGCTGCAGGCGCGCCGCGCCGACGGACGGCGCGGGGTCATCCTCGGAGCGCCCCGTGAAATGGCCGGGGCAGGACTTGACGATGGAGCTGAGCGTCATCTCTTCGGCCAGCAGCGCGTGCAGATGCGCGCGCCGCGCCAGCTCGGCTACCGTGGCCGGTGGATGATCGTCGGCGACCGGCACCATGCAGGCGCCGGCGGCGAGAATGGCGAGCGCCGTCTCGATGAACTCGATGCCCTGCGGCGCGATCATCCCCACGCGCCAGGCGCGGCCGATGCCCGCCGCTTCGAGCTCCAGCGCCCGCGCGCGCACCGCCTCGATGAGCTCGCCGTAGGTGCGCGTGTCGACGTGGCCGCCGGGCGCCACCTGGACGAGCGCCCGGTTCTGCATGCGCGGCCGTGCCTGCTCGCAGATGGTCTCGAAGATGTTCATCGCTGAAGCCTCATCCTCCCTGATGCAACGTCGCGCAAGTTTTGCCGGCCGAGATCACCGAGCGGATGTCTTCGGGCGCAATATCGACGAGGGAGCGCAGATCACGCGCGGCCAGTGCGCACGCGACGCCCGCGGCCTCGCCCATGGCCATCGACGTTCCGATCACGCGCGTCGCTCCTGATGCCTCGTGGCTTGCCGAGGCGCAACGGCCCGCCATCGCCAGCACGTCGCTGTCTGCCGCCACCAGCGCGCCCAGCGGGATCGAGCACGGGCCGGCGCCGGCGCGGAAGGAAAGGCGATCGCTGCGCTCCCACAGCTCCACCGGCCACGTCGACAGGCAGGCCTCGTCCTGGCGGCGGCGGCCGGAGAGAACGTCGTCGAGCTCGAGCCGCTCGCGCCCCCGGACTCGCCGCGTCTCGCGAATGCCGGCGCGCGCAGGCTGCGCACCCATGACCGCATCGGCGAACGGCGGGCGCTCGCGCACGAGGTATTCCAGAATCGCACGCGCGGCCTCGCGTGCGTCGTGATTCATGCGCTCGAGCACCGAGGCATCCAGCGGATCGAAGCGCTGCGGGTCGGGCTTTGGCAGGTTGACCGTGACGAACACGCTCGCGCCAGCCGCCGACGATCGCGATCCCGAAACGCCGGCGACGCCGCGGCGAATCGTGATCGACGCTGCTGCCGGTGGCAATGCGCCGCGGCGTGCCGCGCGCGCGACCGCCGTGCCGGTGCGCGCGCCTTCCATCGCATCGAGGCCGTCGGCGCCGACCCCGTCGACGCGAAAGATGTACGAACAGTGCTGCAGCTCGAGCGGACCTGCCTGCTCGACCGCCGCGCCGGCCAGCGCGGCCACGGCCGCATCGCCGCTGCAGTCGACCACGGTGCGTGCAGCCACCGCATCGCCGTGCTGCACGTGCAGGCGCGACGGCTCGCGCGGCGTCGCGCCGAGCTCGACGGCGGTCAACGTCGAGCGGCAGCGAACGTCCACGCCGGCGCGCGAGCAGCTGTGAAGGGCGAGCTCGGCGAAGGCCATGGGATCGATGGCGAGATAGGCGGCCGTGCCGGCCCAGCCGATGCCGCCGGCGCGGCCGCTCCTCTCCAGCGCGCGGGCAAAGGCCTGCGGAATGCCGGGATGCGCGTGTACGGCCTCGCGCCGTGCCGACGGCAGGTACAGTCCGCAGATCGTGTGCACGAAGGCCTGCGAAACGTTGCCTCCGAGCACGTCCTCCCGCTCGAGCAGCACCGTTGCTGCCCCGCACGCCGACGCCGCCATCGCCGCCGCGATGCCGGCAGGCCCGCCGCCCACGACCGCAACGTCGAACATGTCGACGCCGCCCGCCATCAGCCGCGAAGATCGCTCAGGATCTGCTCGCGCATCAGCTCGAGCTCGCCCTCGTCGACGACGCCGCGCTGATGGACATGGATGACGTCGAGGCCGTCGCGCAGGCAGAACACCAGCGCGCTGCCAGGTGAGGTCGGCACGGACGGCACGTGAAACCCGTCCAGGATCTGCGCTCCGCAGAGCGACCTGGCTTCGGGCGCGAAGACGTCGGTGTAGGCGAAGAAGAACGAGGCAAGCTCGCCGCCGAAATTGCGACGCGCCATGTACGAGTACAACCGCGCCGGCGCGATGCGCGCGAAGTCCATCGCCGCCACGCCCGCCTCCACGAGCTTGCTGCGAATCGCCTCGAGCCGCTGCGCCTTGAGGACCTCGATCAGCGTCGTCAGATCTTCGGCCTGCTCGGGCGTGACCTGGAACCACAGCAGCGAGACGTGCGTGCGGAACACTTCGCCCTGTCCGCCTTTGGGTCGCATGTTGACGGGCAGCGGAACCACCCAGCTCGGCGGCAGCTTCCCGCGCCGCAGCGCCACGGCGCGATGGGCACGGACGGCGACCGCGAGATAGAAGAGCATCGGCGTCAGGAACCCTGCGATCTTCCTGCCGCGCTCGATCACGGCCCTCCCTTCGTCACCGTCCAGACGAAGCTGCCGGTAGCGAAGCTCCTGGCGCTGCCGTCGCAGAGGCCCGGCAAGCGAGGCCGGCGGGCGTGCGGCAAGGCCGTTCATGTAGGCCTGCCACTGTCCGGCCATCTTGCCGCGAACGCCCGCGCCTGCCGGCAGCGCCGCCACGGCGGGCGAGGACACACGCCCCTCGCCGCGATCGATCGCGATGACGCGCGACCGCTGTGCATCGGCCGAGCATGCCGAAAGATGCTCGACGAAGTGCTCGCTGCCCGAGCCATCGAAGAGCATGTGCAGCCAGGTCGCCGCGATGTCCGTTCCCGGATTCGCGCCCAGGCGCGGGACGATGTCGAAGCGCAGCAGGCGCCCGGCGCGCGCATCCATCCGGCTGTTCAGCCGCTGTGCGAAGACGTCGGGCAAAGAGCCCAGCACGGGCGCGCCGGCATGACTGCCGCGTGCCGGCTCGTGCGGCGCGTGCGTCTCCACCGCGATCGTCGAGGGCGCAGCCGGGCGGTCGAGCCTGTACTCGGGCGCGCCAAGCAGCCGGCGGCGCCGGATCGGCGCACGCAGGATCTCGTTGGCCGCAGCGACCTCGGCCAGAAGCCGGCGGCACGCAGTTTCGTCGAAGCCCGGGCCGAGTCGCAGCACGAGCTGGGAGAGGTGGCTCGCCCCGCCCGTGCGACGAACCTCGGCCTCGAAAGCGCGCAGGAAGCAGTCGGCGCCGGTCAGCGGAAGCGGTTCAGGCCTGCTCGAGCTCGCCATGCACGAGAGCAGCCAGGGTCTGGACGCTGGCCAGCGTCTCCTCGGTCAGCTTGCTCTCATCCACCCAGATGCCGGTGGATTCCTCGATGGCGAGCATGAGCTGGGTCAGAGAAAGCGAGTCCAGTCCGGCTTCGATGAGATTGGACTGGCGAGTGAAGCTCGCATCGACGGTCAGGATGTCGTTGCGAACGATGTCGAAGATGCGTTGTTCCAGCTCTTGCCGTGTCATTGCGTGTCTCGCGCGCCGTGCAGCGGGGATGTTTCACCCGAGGCGCGCGTGGCGTCAAACCGCCGACGAGCGCGTGCGATCGCTCGCGGCCGAAGCTTCCAGGGTGCGGCGCCGCTGCGAATTCGCAGCGCATGCTGCGTTGAGTCGCGCGCCCTGCCGCCATATACGGAGCGCGTGTCGCAGCGTACCATTCGTGATGTCGCCGTTCTCGGCGGCGGGCCCGCCGGAGCGAGCCTTGCCACCTACCTGGCGCGTGCCGGTGTCGCAGTCGTCCTGTTCCACAAGCCCAAGCGGCCACCCATCATCGTCGGCGAGTCGCTGGTGCCGGCCGTCGTTCCGTTCCTGCGCCGCCTCGGGCTCGAGCAGCAGGTGGCGGGGTTCAGCGTGTTCAAGCCGGGCGCGACCTTCACGCTGACGCTGGAGAAGGACCAGAGCTTCCGCTTCGACCAGGCCATCGGCGCCGAGGTCGACTACTCGTACAACACCCCGCGCGACCTGTTTGACGCCGCCATTCTCGAAGGCGCGCGCAAGGCCGGCGTCACGGTCATCGAGGGCACCGCCGCCGTCGAGCGAGACGGCAACGCCGATCGCGTCCGACTGTCCAACCGCAGCCTGGAGATGGCCGGCAACGCGTTTGCCGGACAGCCCGAT carries:
- a CDS encoding class I SAM-dependent methyltransferase; this translates as MSETSPETTQTETPHKPVPPHTPLREYYEADEKRHPYVIDLFNRTARYYNTIEGIFFNGGLLYRRLSLQMNGLRPGMKVLDVAIGTAAVARGATRIVGPTGQVIGCDPSPGMIKEARKHFHGPISRGIAEQLPFADDTFDFVTMGIALRHVADLSAAFSEYFRVLKPGGTCWILESHVPESRIGHDITKFVWAKVIPGMTLLYTGSHDAKLLMDFYWDTVEKCLPPEQIVQVMRDVGFDARYKVVVPGAFCEYIGKKPAAPPAS
- a CDS encoding class I adenylate-forming enzyme family protein; translated protein: MNIFETICEQARPRMQNRALVQVAPGGHVDTRTYGELIEAVRARALELEAAGIGRAWRVGMIAPQGIEFIETALAILAAGACMVPVADDHPPATVAELARRAHLHALLAEEMTLSSIVKSCPGHFTGRSEDDPAPSVGAARLQLLGTSVSTLPAEAQFAALGPAYLRFTSGTTSERKGVVIGHARIHERLAAANKGLAIAPEDRVLWLLPMAHHFVVSILLYLRYGATILLPPSSLAPAVLELAEREQATVLYASPYHMKLLAKDASQRRLDSMRLIISTAEGLRGDVAETFARRYGRPIVQALGIMEAGLPVMNTASAATKPEALGRPQPDYEIWLRGEDGSRARGDSPETSGEICIRGPGMLDAYLDPWIPSTQILEPDGFRTGDQGWFDADGDLHLVGRRAARINMAGMKFFCEEVEAVLDAHPAIERSRVFATVHPHLGELPAAEIVLAPGAQPPAARDLTAWCRERLAAYMVPRKFDVVASLPLTPTGKLART
- a CDS encoding FAD-dependent oxidoreductase, with the protein product MAGGVDMFDVAVVGGGPAGIAAAMAASACGAATVLLEREDVLGGNVSQAFVHTICGLYLPSARREAVHAHPGIPQAFARALERSGRAGGIGWAGTAAYLAIDPMAFAELALHSCSRAGVDVRCRSTLTAVELGATPREPSRLHVQHGDAVAARTVVDCSGDAAVAALAGAAVEQAGPLELQHCSYIFRVDGVGADGLDAMEGARTGTAVARAARRGALPPAAASITIRRGVAGVSGSRSSAAGASVFVTVNLPKPDPQRFDPLDASVLERMNHDAREAARAILEYLVRERPPFADAVMGAQPARAGIRETRRVRGRERLELDDVLSGRRRQDEACLSTWPVELWERSDRLSFRAGAGPCSIPLGALVAADSDVLAMAGRCASASHEASGATRVIGTSMAMGEAAGVACALAARDLRSLVDIAPEDIRSVISAGKTCATLHQGG
- a CDS encoding phosphopantetheine-binding protein: MTRQELEQRIFDIVRNDILTVDASFTRQSNLIEAGLDSLSLTQLMLAIEESTGIWVDESKLTEETLASVQTLAALVHGELEQA